One genomic region from Microcystis panniformis FACHB-1757 encodes:
- a CDS encoding DUF751 family protein has protein sequence MYGRLFDNVSRYPRYLISFSLGIFFAFFGWLAPLLKNPLTAIALVGFLGGTFAFLYFTLKAMLGLA, from the coding sequence ATTTATGGGCGACTTTTTGATAACGTGAGCCGTTACCCCCGCTATCTGATTAGCTTTAGTTTAGGGATTTTCTTCGCCTTTTTCGGCTGGTTGGCCCCTTTATTAAAAAATCCCCTCACAGCGATCGCACTTGTGGGTTTTCTGGGGGGAACTTTCGCCTTTCTTTATTTCACCCTCAAAGCCATGCTCGGATTAGCTTGA
- the rbfA gene encoding 30S ribosome-binding factor RbfA has translation MANDRRVSRVSSLIKREVSQMLLMEIKDDRVGAGMVSVTDVDLSHDLQHARIFVSIYGNKDAKAETMAGLKAAAGFVRRELGQRIRLRRTPEVVFLEDSSLERGDRMLHLLDHIKSDRPQKMTIPISVTSDQ, from the coding sequence ATGGCTAACGACCGTCGAGTATCTCGCGTGTCCTCGCTAATTAAGCGCGAGGTCAGCCAAATGTTATTAATGGAAATTAAAGATGATCGGGTCGGTGCTGGTATGGTTAGCGTTACCGATGTAGATCTCTCCCACGACCTACAACACGCTAGGATTTTTGTGTCTATCTACGGCAACAAAGATGCAAAGGCCGAAACTATGGCCGGGTTAAAAGCTGCTGCGGGATTCGTCCGGCGCGAACTCGGTCAACGCATCCGTCTCAGACGTACCCCCGAAGTGGTCTTCCTAGAAGATTCTTCCCTTGAACGCGGCGATCGAATGTTACACCTTCTTGATCATATTAAAAGCGATCGACCCCAGAAGATGACGATTCCGATATCAGTGACCAGTGACCAGTAG